From the Paenibacillus sp. FSL H8-0548 genome, one window contains:
- a CDS encoding YugN family protein, which produces MIPISSVLESREKHFLETKELLESQRFTLGGNWEYDGGSFDRSLDEEHKVWLRIPFGVVVGHIDIEDKDTDATIKLGTPYVLKHLYREGNDPEASVRVVGALFDQFQSPSDPDAKVESQWVEQAKQVMNEVEQLFPE; this is translated from the coding sequence ATGATACCGATCTCATCCGTGCTGGAGTCACGGGAGAAACATTTTTTGGAGACGAAGGAGCTGCTGGAATCGCAGCGGTTTACGTTAGGCGGAAACTGGGAATACGATGGAGGCTCCTTTGATCGCTCGCTTGATGAAGAGCATAAAGTATGGCTTCGTATTCCGTTTGGTGTCGTTGTAGGGCATATCGATATTGAAGATAAGGATACTGATGCTACGATCAAGCTCGGGACGCCTTATGTACTTAAGCATTTATACCGGGAAGGAAATGACCCTGAAGCGTCTGTGCGTGTCGTTGGCGCTCTATTCGATCAGTTTCAATCTCCTTCAGATCCTGATGCGAAGGTTGAGTCGCAATGGGTTGAGCAAGCTAAGCAAGTGATGAACGAGGTTGAGCAGCTATTTCCTGAATGA
- a CDS encoding 3D domain-containing protein, which translates to MVTSFFDMKKGLVALLLLSFSMIGINTISCSASNEGAAPQHNELAGKRDDDLEAAARISKQGRLDTVEVIATGYTAGVESTGKRPGHPQYGITYSGVKVRRDQVSTIAADPRLFPIGTLLYIPGYGYGVVADTGSAIKGKKIDLYFETIKQVYEQWGKRTVHVEVLRIGTGKLSQAWLNQINQAVEAGKPIPQTYLES; encoded by the coding sequence ATGGTCACAAGCTTTTTTGATATGAAAAAAGGATTGGTCGCTTTATTGCTTTTGAGTTTCAGCATGATAGGTATAAATACAATAAGCTGCTCAGCGTCAAATGAGGGGGCTGCCCCGCAGCATAACGAGCTAGCTGGCAAGCGCGATGATGATTTGGAAGCAGCCGCCCGTATATCGAAGCAGGGCAGGCTGGATACGGTCGAAGTCATCGCTACCGGTTATACAGCAGGTGTAGAATCAACAGGGAAACGGCCTGGTCATCCGCAATATGGCATTACGTATTCAGGTGTCAAGGTTCGTAGAGATCAGGTTTCGACGATTGCAGCAGATCCGAGGCTATTTCCGATAGGCACTTTGCTGTATATCCCTGGATACGGATATGGAGTTGTGGCAGATACAGGTTCGGCGATAAAGGGTAAAAAGATCGATTTGTATTTTGAAACGATTAAGCAGGTATATGAGCAATGGGGCAAGCGAACCGTTCATGTAGAGGTGCTGCGCATAGGCACTGGAAAGCTATCGCAGGCTTGGCTGAACCAAATTAATCAGGCTGTAGAAGCTGGAAAACCGATTCCACAGACGTATCTGGAATCATAA
- a CDS encoding sensor histidine kinase gives MMVRFLRSGKWELIGMFMISSVTSLLLGALLWKGLVEETGKTEVRLLAASVFLLVSATFGYWAAQRIGRRIDTLHLSLKQAANGNFGVRITEGGHNSFIEVYREFNELAEQMEEKMKWLQMRGEEYVMTESASNEAAVLEERKRLARDLHDTVSQQLFAIHMCASSLPKLQQIDRERADSVLEQLVNMSNLAQKQMRNFIAQLRPMELEGRTLYEALDKWFPDYCRQNNLQGELEWRMKELPSEAMEHQFFLIAQEAMANIVKHAGASGCTLSLADNERQVVMVLQDDGIGFKPDEVRRGSYGLSTMQERAQKLGGSAEIWSKPGSGTRVKVTIPKMLRGSTNDEGS, from the coding sequence ATGATGGTGCGGTTTTTGAGGAGCGGAAAATGGGAGCTCATCGGAATGTTCATGATATCCTCTGTCACGTCCTTATTGCTTGGAGCGCTCTTATGGAAAGGGCTTGTGGAGGAAACAGGTAAGACGGAGGTGCGCCTGCTGGCCGCCTCCGTCTTCCTTCTTGTGAGTGCAACGTTCGGTTACTGGGCTGCTCAGCGTATCGGGCGGCGAATTGACACGCTTCATTTATCTTTAAAGCAAGCGGCAAATGGTAATTTTGGCGTTCGGATTACGGAAGGCGGGCATAATTCCTTTATTGAAGTTTACCGAGAATTTAACGAGCTGGCAGAGCAAATGGAAGAGAAGATGAAATGGCTGCAAATGCGCGGCGAAGAATATGTGATGACGGAGTCTGCTTCAAATGAGGCGGCTGTGCTCGAGGAGCGGAAGCGGCTCGCGAGAGATTTGCATGATACCGTCAGTCAGCAGCTATTTGCTATTCATATGTGCGCCTCTTCACTTCCAAAGCTTCAGCAGATTGATCGTGAACGGGCTGATTCTGTACTAGAGCAGCTCGTCAATATGTCAAACCTGGCACAGAAGCAAATGAGAAATTTTATTGCGCAGCTGCGTCCAATGGAGCTTGAAGGACGAACTTTATATGAAGCGCTTGATAAATGGTTTCCTGATTATTGCCGTCAAAACAATTTGCAGGGCGAGCTGGAATGGCGAATGAAGGAGCTCCCTTCAGAGGCGATGGAGCATCAGTTTTTTCTTATTGCGCAGGAAGCGATGGCCAACATTGTGAAGCATGCAGGAGCGAGCGGTTGCACGCTGTCGCTCGCGGATAATGAAAGACAGGTTGTTATGGTATTGCAGGATGACGGAATTGGGTTTAAGCCAGATGAGGTGAGACGAGGCTCCTATGGACTTTCTACGATGCAGGAGCGTGCTCAGAAGCTGGGCGGTTCGGCTGAAATATGGAGTAAGCCTGGAAGCGGGACAAGAGTTAAAGTAACGATACCTAAAATGTTGCGGGGGAGTACGAACGATGAAGGAAGCTGA
- a CDS encoding 4-hydroxy-3-methylbut-2-enyl diphosphate reductase → MEIVRISPRGYCYGVVDAMVLALQTAKNLELPRPIYILGMIVHNAHVTEAFEQEGVITLDGENRLEILDQIEQGTVIFTAHGVSPEVRQRARDKGLSVVDATCPDVTRTHDLIRNKSAEGYHIIYIGKKGHPEPEGAIGVAPEQVHLIEREEEIASLEVPEGKILITNQTTMSQWDIRHIISRLQECYPTAEVHNEICLATQVRQEAVAEQAGEAQLCIVVGDPRSNNSNRLAQVSEEIAGVKAYRVSDVSEIKQEWLKGVDRVAVTSGASTPTPLTKEVITYLEKYDHANPATWEIERTVKMNKLLPNIRVKSTTSPAATAVEEKSE, encoded by the coding sequence GTGGAAATCGTTAGAATATCACCGCGTGGCTATTGTTATGGCGTTGTTGATGCGATGGTGCTGGCTTTGCAGACAGCCAAAAATTTAGAGCTGCCGCGCCCTATTTATATATTAGGCATGATTGTTCATAATGCTCATGTAACGGAGGCATTTGAGCAGGAGGGCGTTATTACGCTGGACGGCGAGAATCGTCTTGAGATTTTGGACCAGATTGAGCAGGGGACTGTTATATTTACTGCACACGGCGTGTCGCCTGAGGTACGTCAGCGTGCTCGTGACAAAGGGCTCTCCGTCGTGGATGCGACTTGCCCAGATGTGACTAGGACACATGATTTAATACGCAACAAATCAGCCGAGGGCTACCATATTATTTATATTGGCAAGAAGGGCCACCCTGAACCGGAGGGTGCCATTGGTGTTGCACCGGAGCAGGTTCATCTCATCGAGCGTGAAGAGGAGATTGCTTCACTCGAAGTACCTGAAGGAAAGATTCTCATAACCAACCAGACGACCATGTCACAGTGGGATATTCGCCACATCATCAGTCGCCTTCAAGAATGTTACCCTACAGCTGAGGTTCATAATGAGATTTGCTTAGCGACTCAGGTGCGTCAAGAGGCCGTTGCGGAGCAAGCGGGCGAAGCGCAGCTATGTATCGTAGTTGGAGATCCTCGCAGCAACAACTCTAATCGGCTTGCTCAGGTGTCTGAGGAAATTGCAGGGGTTAAAGCGTACCGAGTGTCCGATGTGTCTGAGATTAAGCAGGAGTGGCTGAAGGGTGTCGACCGAGTAGCTGTAACCTCAGGCGCATCTACGCCTACACCGCTTACAAAAGAGGTTATTACCTATTTGGAGAAGTATGATCATGCGAATCCGGCGACGTGGGAAATTGAGCGTACCGTCAAAATGAATAAGCTGCTTCCGAATATTCGTGTTAAGTCGACAACCTCCCCAGCAGCAACTGCAGTCGAGGAGAAGTCGGAATAA
- a CDS encoding trypsin-like peptidase domain-containing protein: MDDQNKKNDFDDFFRKNEDAQGAADQNESGINAESEVSNETPEQAAKPSYYYSYGPFKANSQENGASSQADSEANQPKLIQDQPYGNTGGSSSSSSAFGLGQEVQKEAIAEPSNAAPRAPQQSQIRSFTPSPQSAKGPWQVREQRRSSFRAMFLSFLVGVLLVGSLMYAADMNNWFTNGNTLTTNTQSSGSGAGSTSAGTAAGSGAATVAARPDNIAQLFETASPAVVKIETYINTAKRSSSSSMLDDSFFRQFFGDNYPGTTQPEAGQGGEKDSMQQSGIGTGFFFDSTGYILTNQHVVGDSDQIKVIVQGHETPFTAELLGSSYDLDLAVLKITGDEAFPTLPLGNSDNINIGDWVVAIGNPYGFDHTVTVGVLSAKERPIDIQDTQGERNYEHLLQTDASINPGNSGGPLMNIKGEVVGINTAVSSQAQGIGFAIPTSTIQEVLESLKNDKEIPKPAAPYIGAELRDVTADIAKQLGMTTVEGSIVQNVYYNSPAYLGGLQQFDVITGIDGKKYDNTTALIEAIKAKSVGDKVQLNVLRKGTAVNVDVVIGDKNNPTQ, translated from the coding sequence ATGGATGATCAAAACAAAAAAAATGATTTTGATGATTTTTTTCGTAAAAATGAAGATGCGCAAGGTGCGGCTGATCAGAATGAAAGTGGAATAAATGCGGAGTCCGAGGTCTCGAACGAGACGCCGGAGCAAGCGGCTAAGCCATCTTATTACTATTCATATGGTCCTTTTAAAGCGAATTCTCAGGAGAATGGGGCATCTTCCCAAGCAGACAGTGAGGCTAACCAGCCGAAGCTGATTCAAGACCAGCCCTATGGAAATACAGGTGGCTCATCTTCCTCGTCGTCAGCGTTTGGTCTAGGTCAGGAGGTTCAGAAGGAAGCAATTGCCGAGCCTAGCAATGCCGCTCCAAGAGCCCCTCAGCAATCACAAATTCGTTCTTTCACGCCGTCTCCACAATCCGCCAAGGGGCCTTGGCAGGTGCGTGAGCAGCGACGCTCGTCATTTAGAGCCATGTTCCTCTCCTTTCTTGTTGGGGTATTGCTAGTTGGCTCCTTGATGTATGCAGCGGATATGAACAATTGGTTTACGAATGGCAATACTTTGACTACCAACACGCAATCTAGCGGCTCAGGCGCTGGTTCAACTTCAGCAGGCACTGCTGCCGGAAGTGGAGCAGCGACAGTCGCGGCAAGACCGGATAATATTGCACAATTGTTCGAGACCGCAAGTCCGGCAGTAGTGAAAATCGAAACCTATATCAATACGGCAAAACGAAGCAGCAGCAGCAGTATGCTGGACGATTCATTTTTTCGTCAATTTTTTGGCGATAATTACCCAGGCACCACTCAGCCGGAAGCAGGGCAGGGGGGCGAGAAGGACAGCATGCAGCAATCGGGCATTGGAACAGGTTTTTTCTTCGATTCAACGGGATATATATTAACTAATCAGCATGTAGTTGGCGATTCTGATCAAATTAAAGTCATTGTACAAGGCCATGAAACACCATTTACGGCTGAATTGCTTGGCTCCAGCTATGATTTGGACTTAGCAGTACTAAAGATTACTGGTGATGAAGCATTCCCGACACTGCCGCTTGGCAACTCCGATAATATTAATATTGGTGACTGGGTAGTAGCGATTGGCAATCCATATGGCTTCGACCACACGGTAACGGTAGGCGTTCTGAGCGCAAAGGAGCGTCCGATTGATATTCAGGATACACAAGGTGAGCGCAATTACGAACACTTGCTGCAGACGGATGCCTCCATCAATCCAGGTAATTCCGGCGGTCCGCTGATGAATATTAAAGGTGAGGTTGTCGGCATCAATACGGCTGTAAGCTCACAAGCACAAGGCATCGGCTTTGCAATCCCTACGAGTACAATTCAAGAAGTATTGGAAAGCTTGAAAAACGATAAAGAGATTCCGAAGCCTGCGGCACCTTACATCGGCGCTGAGCTGAGAGATGTAACTGCTGATATTGCCAAGCAGCTAGGGATGACGACGGTTGAAGGCTCTATTGTTCAAAATGTATACTATAATTCACCAGCTTATCTTGGCGGGCTGCAGCAATTCGATGTAATTACAGGTATTGATGGAAAAAAATATGATAATACAACAGCATTAATTGAAGCTATTAAAGCAAAAAGTGTAGGCGATAAAGTCCAATTAAACGTTCTTCGTAAAGGCACTGCCGTAAATGTCGACGTAGTCATTGGCGACAAAAATAACCCTACTCAGTAA
- a CDS encoding HAMP domain-containing sensor histidine kinase produces the protein MSIRLRLTLWYSGLLAVTLLVFGVTIYLFINWNTYSDLKEQLKVQDRNIVITGGTNFLDQLDLDVDRQSRIEEKDMYIQIVNYKEGAIKQSYNLRQLEYVIPYADSSTNPEKGIVKLQVEIGKVKYSMLVHQRPIYLSDGTLVGLLQVGTIPYNEERFLEGVRTTLIFASLIVVLIAFTVGLFIARQALRPIEKVIQATQQIENGADLSMRIPAMGPKDEIGRLVSTLNVMLARLEMAYNELDDAYKAQRRFVSDASHELRTPLTTIRGNIELLERMWNKVRESNSTSNAEEWMPLDLERWEMSKESMSDISAEATRMSTLVNDLLALARADAGYTMEMTALDLVPLTEEVVRRAQLLPRTAVWQVGDLSALEGVRVNANHNYLQQLLFIFIENGFKYTPKGSIELAAVRNEQQIGFIIQDTGIGMNPEEIPHIFERFYRADESRGVTVGTGLGLSIAKWIIDEHKGSVEVTTREGYGTKFTIWLPIVFADTSHSSIMVITDELQ, from the coding sequence ATGTCTATCAGACTTCGGCTAACGCTTTGGTATTCGGGCTTGCTTGCTGTGACTCTGCTTGTTTTTGGCGTTACAATTTATTTGTTTATCAATTGGAATACTTACTCCGATTTAAAAGAGCAGCTTAAAGTACAGGATCGCAATATAGTAATTACAGGCGGAACCAATTTTCTGGATCAACTTGATTTGGATGTGGATCGTCAATCGCGAATTGAAGAGAAAGACATGTATATCCAGATTGTAAACTATAAAGAGGGTGCGATTAAGCAATCCTATAATTTACGACAGCTGGAATACGTTATTCCTTATGCAGATTCTTCTACGAATCCTGAGAAGGGGATAGTCAAGCTTCAAGTAGAGATTGGTAAGGTGAAGTACAGCATGCTGGTCCATCAACGTCCGATCTATTTAAGTGATGGAACATTAGTCGGGCTACTTCAGGTAGGTACAATCCCTTACAATGAAGAAAGATTTCTAGAAGGAGTCCGCACAACGCTTATTTTTGCGTCTTTAATTGTGGTCCTTATTGCATTCACTGTCGGTTTATTTATAGCGCGACAAGCACTGCGTCCTATTGAGAAGGTTATACAAGCCACACAGCAGATCGAGAACGGCGCTGATCTCAGCATGCGGATTCCTGCTATGGGTCCCAAGGATGAGATTGGAAGACTTGTAAGCACGCTTAATGTTATGCTAGCTCGATTAGAGATGGCCTATAATGAGCTCGATGACGCATATAAGGCGCAGCGCAGATTCGTATCCGATGCGTCACATGAGCTGCGTACGCCGCTTACCACGATTCGAGGCAATATTGAGCTGTTAGAGCGAATGTGGAATAAGGTTCGGGAGTCAAATAGCACTTCTAATGCTGAAGAGTGGATGCCGCTTGATTTGGAGCGCTGGGAGATGTCTAAGGAATCGATGAGCGATATTTCTGCTGAGGCTACTCGTATGAGTACTTTAGTCAACGATTTGCTTGCGCTTGCAAGAGCTGATGCAGGCTATACGATGGAGATGACAGCGCTTGATTTAGTGCCGCTTACAGAGGAGGTTGTTCGTCGCGCCCAACTGCTCCCTCGTACAGCTGTATGGCAGGTAGGGGATCTCTCTGCACTAGAAGGAGTACGGGTGAATGCCAATCATAATTATTTGCAGCAGCTGCTGTTTATCTTTATTGAAAATGGCTTCAAGTATACGCCAAAGGGCTCTATTGAGCTGGCTGCTGTAAGGAATGAACAGCAAATCGGTTTTATCATTCAAGATACAGGCATTGGCATGAATCCGGAAGAAATTCCGCATATTTTTGAACGCTTCTATCGGGCGGACGAATCCCGAGGGGTAACCGTTGGAACGGGTCTTGGCTTATCGATAGCGAAATGGATCATTGATGAGCATAAAGGGTCTGTAGAAGTGACAACTCGTGAGGGATATGGCACGAAGTTTACGATCTGGCTGCCAATAGTCTTTGCTGACACGTCTCATTCGTCTATAATGGTAATAACGGATGAATTGCAGTAA
- a CDS encoding response regulator transcription factor, whose amino-acid sequence MRQHIVVVDDDDKIISLLRRSLAFEGYEVTTASNGMEGLKVLLKTEPDLLILDVMMPQVDGWEVCRRVRESGSTVPIMMLTAKDDIVDRVKGLDLGADDYLVKPFALEELLARARALLRRKSDKIDQSSNQLLYEDLILDMDAREAVRSGRRIELTSKEYDLLLLFMQNPRRVLTRDAIMEKIWGYDFSGESNVLEVYIAMLRQKVEDGGKNRLIQTVRGTGYVLRGEAG is encoded by the coding sequence ATGAGACAGCATATTGTAGTGGTAGATGATGATGATAAAATTATTTCTTTATTGAGAAGAAGTCTAGCATTTGAAGGTTATGAGGTGACAACGGCTTCTAACGGAATGGAGGGACTAAAGGTACTTCTTAAGACAGAGCCGGATTTGCTTATTCTTGACGTTATGATGCCTCAAGTAGATGGCTGGGAGGTTTGCAGACGTGTGCGGGAGAGCGGAAGCACGGTTCCGATTATGATGCTTACTGCAAAGGATGACATCGTTGACCGCGTTAAAGGGCTTGATCTGGGCGCAGATGATTACCTTGTTAAGCCATTTGCGCTTGAGGAGCTTCTTGCACGGGCGCGTGCATTGCTGCGCCGTAAATCCGATAAGATTGATCAATCTAGCAATCAGCTTCTTTATGAAGATTTAATATTGGATATGGATGCGCGGGAAGCCGTTCGCTCTGGACGCCGAATTGAGCTGACCTCCAAGGAATATGATTTGCTGCTGCTATTTATGCAAAATCCGCGCCGCGTGCTCACTCGCGATGCGATTATGGAAAAAATATGGGGCTATGACTTTAGCGGAGAATCGAATGTGCTGGAGGTGTATATTGCGATGCTGCGCCAGAAGGTAGAGGATGGAGGAAAAAATAGACTTATTCAGACGGTTCGCGGCACCGGCTACGTGCTGCGCGGAGAGGCAGGTTAA
- a CDS encoding response regulator transcription factor: MKEAESIKIMIVDDHDMVRTGLRTYLMLEPRFEVIAEASNGQAAIDLLKGSTDEKRPDIILMDLMMPGMDGIEATREIIAGFPTMKIVMLTSFLEDEKVYGAIEAGAVSYVLKTVSAEELIYAISGAFKGMPVMTADVSQALTRGLRQRTAKAGDEGLTEREKEVLLLIADGQSNKEIAEELHISIKTVKTHVSNLLMKCELDDRTQLAVLAHRKGWANRT, encoded by the coding sequence ATGAAGGAAGCTGAGTCCATAAAAATAATGATCGTTGATGATCATGATATGGTGAGAACGGGACTTCGAACGTATTTAATGCTGGAACCGAGATTTGAGGTTATTGCAGAAGCAAGCAACGGACAAGCGGCAATCGATTTGTTGAAAGGCAGTACAGATGAGAAGCGGCCTGATATTATTTTGATGGATTTGATGATGCCGGGGATGGATGGGATCGAGGCGACGAGAGAAATCATTGCTGGATTTCCAACGATGAAAATCGTTATGCTGACCAGCTTTCTCGAGGATGAGAAGGTATATGGAGCCATCGAAGCAGGAGCTGTCAGCTATGTGCTCAAAACCGTTTCAGCGGAGGAGCTCATTTATGCGATCAGCGGTGCATTTAAGGGCATGCCAGTAATGACCGCTGATGTATCTCAAGCGCTGACGAGAGGCTTAAGACAGCGTACAGCGAAAGCTGGCGACGAGGGATTAACGGAGCGAGAGAAGGAAGTGCTCCTGCTAATTGCCGATGGCCAGTCCAATAAAGAAATTGCAGAAGAACTTCATATTAGCATTAAGACGGTAAAAACCCATGTCAGCAATTTGTTGATGAAATGCGAGCTTGATGATCGTACACAGCTTGCCGTGCTTGCTCACCGCAAAGGTTGGGCTAATCGCACATAA
- the aroF gene encoding 3-deoxy-7-phosphoheptulonate synthase, which produces MIVITNANIAEERISEIVAHIERAGVQAHVSRGTDRTVIGIIGQAEPTLAEHLRQMKGVDNVIKISKSYKLASRDFHPDDTVIDIKGVKIGGSNLVIMGGPCAVETPEQIDEIARLVKAAGGQVLRGGAFKPRTGPYSFQGVGVEGLVMMAEAGKKHGLLTITEVMTPEYVDVCAEYADILQVGTRNMQNFDLLRKLGTIQTPVLLKRGFSSTYDEFLNAAEYILAGGNPNVMLCERGIRTFETYTRNTLDLTAIPVLQSLSHLPVISDPSHGTGRRELVEPMSKASVAAGANGLIVEMHTDPDNSMTGDGVQSLFPNQFANLLKDLEKLAPIVGKQFDTPKAPAEAFEEWKI; this is translated from the coding sequence ATGATCGTTATAACAAATGCAAACATTGCGGAAGAGCGGATTAGTGAAATTGTTGCCCATATTGAAAGAGCCGGTGTACAGGCACATGTATCGAGAGGGACGGATCGCACGGTCATCGGCATTATCGGCCAAGCTGAGCCAACGCTAGCCGAGCATTTGCGTCAGATGAAGGGTGTAGACAATGTCATCAAAATTTCTAAGTCCTACAAGCTGGCCAGCCGTGATTTCCATCCAGATGACACAGTCATTGATATCAAAGGGGTGAAAATTGGAGGAAGCAATCTCGTTATTATGGGCGGCCCATGTGCGGTTGAAACACCGGAGCAAATCGATGAGATTGCTCGCTTAGTGAAAGCAGCTGGCGGTCAGGTATTGCGTGGAGGCGCGTTTAAGCCGCGCACAGGGCCTTATAGCTTCCAAGGCGTAGGGGTAGAAGGTCTCGTAATGATGGCTGAGGCAGGGAAGAAGCACGGGCTTCTGACGATTACTGAGGTTATGACGCCGGAGTATGTTGATGTTTGTGCGGAGTATGCGGATATCCTTCAGGTGGGCACACGGAACATGCAAAACTTTGATCTGCTTCGCAAGCTGGGAACGATCCAGACGCCAGTTCTGCTCAAGCGTGGATTTAGTTCAACCTACGATGAATTTCTAAATGCTGCCGAGTACATTTTGGCAGGCGGAAATCCGAATGTTATGCTTTGCGAGCGCGGTATTCGGACGTTTGAAACCTATACGCGGAATACGCTCGATTTAACAGCTATTCCTGTACTGCAATCATTGAGCCATTTGCCTGTAATTTCAGATCCAAGTCACGGTACGGGGCGTCGCGAGCTGGTAGAGCCAATGTCCAAAGCATCGGTAGCTGCCGGTGCCAATGGTTTGATCGTAGAAATGCATACCGATCCTGACAACTCGATGACCGGTGACGGCGTACAATCATTGTTCCCTAACCAATTCGCTAATCTGCTCAAGGATCTTGAGAAGCTTGCTCCGATCGTGGGCAAACAATTTGATACACCAAAAGCGCCGGCCGAGGCATTCGAAGAATGGAAAATTTAA
- the liaF gene encoding cell wall-active antibiotics response protein LiaF translates to MNGNFANRVFTGLVIIAIGLLFLLRQTGHVTFDIGNLISTYWPVILIFWGVSGLLSQRSNGSGWWGAVVLLVGCIFLGRNLELFDWSVGDIVPYIWPVVVILIGINLIWKPKSKRNEPPKDDWKSYRPFSEDTAVPPAPPLHPDPTKESFTMKGQEQKQEDKGEDGFGGFPTNKKEFKEWKKEHKFEYKKNAQEWKKQNHEHVEWWNHSDPNVQTRSGFIGDIHIGQDYWDLKPLNISHFIGDTVLDLTKAQVSAGETIINVSSFIGDVKVFVPNDYEVGVQVVSSAFIGDVKILGQKEGGLFTNINIQSPSYQESDKKIKLVVSTFIGDVRVTKVG, encoded by the coding sequence TTGAACGGTAATTTTGCAAACCGAGTATTTACTGGATTGGTTATCATTGCAATTGGCCTTTTATTTCTGCTTAGGCAAACAGGTCATGTGACTTTTGATATTGGCAATCTCATTTCTACCTATTGGCCCGTCATCCTCATTTTTTGGGGGGTAAGCGGCTTGCTGTCCCAGCGTTCGAATGGCTCAGGCTGGTGGGGAGCGGTCGTTCTGCTTGTCGGATGTATATTCCTAGGCCGCAATCTAGAGCTGTTCGATTGGTCGGTCGGTGACATTGTTCCTTACATTTGGCCGGTTGTCGTTATTCTCATAGGAATTAATTTAATATGGAAGCCTAAATCGAAGCGCAACGAGCCTCCGAAGGATGACTGGAAGTCGTACCGTCCTTTTTCTGAGGACACCGCTGTCCCACCCGCACCGCCGCTGCATCCTGATCCTACTAAGGAGTCTTTCACCATGAAGGGGCAAGAGCAGAAGCAAGAAGACAAGGGAGAGGATGGATTCGGGGGCTTTCCTACTAACAAGAAAGAATTTAAGGAATGGAAAAAAGAGCATAAGTTTGAATATAAGAAAAACGCCCAGGAGTGGAAGAAACAGAATCATGAGCATGTGGAGTGGTGGAATCATAGCGATCCGAATGTGCAGACACGGTCTGGTTTTATAGGCGATATTCACATCGGTCAAGATTATTGGGATTTGAAGCCGCTTAACATTTCTCATTTTATTGGCGATACGGTGCTGGATTTAACTAAGGCGCAGGTATCCGCAGGTGAAACAATAATTAACGTTTCTTCCTTTATCGGCGATGTGAAGGTTTTTGTTCCTAATGACTATGAGGTAGGTGTGCAGGTCGTTTCCAGTGCATTTATCGGCGATGTGAAAATTCTAGGCCAGAAGGAAGGCGGATTGTTTACGAATATCAATATCCAATCGCCATCCTACCAAGAATCGGACAAGAAAATAAAGCTGGTTGTCAGTACGTTTATCGGTGACGTTCGTGTTACAAAGGTAGGGTGA